GGGTCGCCAACCTGAACGGTCGGGCGCTTGTCTTGATCGGCACCGAACTCGGCCGAGGCCAACAGGCTGGCGCCGTGGATTCCATCGCGCCCGGTGGCCGCGCCAACGTAGAGCACCGGATTACCCACACCTCGCGCCTTGGCGCTTTGCAACTCGCCCTCGCGAGCCAGCCCCAGGCAAAAAGCGTTGACCAAGATGTTATCCTGATAGGCCGCGTCGAAGCTCACCTCGCCGCCCACCGTGGGTACGCCCACGCAATTACCATAACCACCAATCCCACCGACTACGCCCCTGAGCAGATGGCGGGTGTGGGGCTGATCGAGATCGCCGAACTTAAGCGAGTTGAGGCTGGCGATGGGCCGCGCCCCCATCGCGAAGATGTCGCGCAGGATTCCCCCCACCCCGGTAGCCGCCCCCTGGTAGGGCTCGATAAAAGAGGGATGGTTGTGGCTTTCAATCTTGAAGACGACCAAAAAGCCACCACCGATCGCGACTGCGCCGGCGTTCTCGCCCATTCCCTGGACCACGCGCCGATGGGTGCTTTTGAACTGCGCCAGGAGATGGCGCGAAGACTTGTAGGAGCAATGCTCCGACCACATCACGGCAAACATCCCCAACTCGGTCCAGGTCGGGGTACGACCCAACAGCCGCTCTATCCGCCGATACTCCTGCGCGCTGAGCCCTTGGGCCTGGGCCAGCGCCAAGTCCACCGCGGGCTCGCCGGGCAGGGCAACCGCCATACCGCTCATGACGCCGCCAGCGAGCGCAATAGCGTGGCTCCATCGCAACCGCCAAGGGCCTCTTCCACCGCATGTTCGGGATGAGGCATCAAGCCAAAGACATTGAAGGTTTCGTTAGCCACTCCGGCAATCCAATCCATCGAGCCGTTGGGATTGGCGACCGAGGTCAGCCGCCCGTCGTGGTCGGCATAGCGCAGCACTACCTGGCCGCGTTCCTTCATTTCGCGCAACTGCTCGGCGGGTGCCACGTAGCGCCCTTCGCCATGCTTGATCGGCAAGCGCAGCAGTTGACCAACCGCCGTCAATCGAGTGAGGCGGGTAGCCGCATTATCTACGCGTACCCACACCGGCTCGCAAATGAAGGTGCGGCCGGCATTGCGGGTCAGCGCGCCGGGCAGCAGCCTGGCCTCGCATAGAATCTGGAAGCCGTTGCAGATTCCCA
The nucleotide sequence above comes from Candidatus Binataceae bacterium. Encoded proteins:
- the purQ gene encoding phosphoribosylformylglycinamidine synthase subunit PurQ, which translates into the protein MKWGVVTFPGSLDDRDTVWALGLLGQDVVELWHKDRNLHGVDCVVLPGGFSYGDYLRCGAMARFAPVMESVARFAHDGGLVLGICNGFQILCEARLLPGALTRNAGRTFICEPVWVRVDNAATRLTRLTAVGQLLRLPIKHGEGRYVAPAEQLREMKERGQVVLRYADHDGRLTSVANPNGSMDWIAGVANETFNVFGLMPHPEHAVEEALGGCDGATLLRSLAAS